The following coding sequences lie in one Heyndrickxia oleronia genomic window:
- a CDS encoding QueT transporter family protein: MKVKTLVGNGIVAALYIAVSFIIQPFGFTNIQFRVSEIFNHLVVFNKKYMIGIVLGVFLTNLFFSPMRAYDLVFGVGQSIIALLITIIISKFIKNIWGRMIVNTIVFTITMFLIAIELHLAFDLPFTITWVTTAIGEFVVMAIGAPIMYYLNKRVNFEQQL; the protein is encoded by the coding sequence ATGAAAGTCAAAACTCTTGTCGGAAATGGGATTGTAGCTGCATTATACATTGCCGTATCGTTTATCATTCAACCCTTTGGGTTTACGAATATACAATTCCGAGTATCCGAAATATTTAATCATTTGGTCGTGTTTAACAAAAAGTATATGATTGGCATTGTCTTAGGTGTTTTTCTTACCAATTTATTTTTTTCCCCTATGAGGGCTTATGACCTTGTTTTTGGGGTTGGACAATCTATCATTGCCTTACTTATCACGATCATCATTTCAAAATTTATTAAAAATATATGGGGACGCATGATAGTAAATACGATCGTCTTTACAATTACTATGTTCCTCATCGCTATTGAACTTCATCTGGCTTTTGACTTGCCATTCACGATTACATGGGTAACGACTGCAATTGGAGAGTTTGTTGTAATGGCAATTGGTGCTCCAATTATGTATTACTTAAATAAACGCGTGAATTTTGAACAACAACTATAA
- a CDS encoding ABC transporter ATP-binding protein: protein MEGILSINNLRKSYGANEVLQGIDLTVSRGEIIGYIGPNGAGKSTTVKIILGIEEGYTGEVKLFGKDISDGNIEYKKKIGYVPEIAEVYDTLTGFEYLTFIGELYGMDFDLVEYKAKRLMELFGIGDVYHSRISSYSKGMKQKLLIISSMLHNPEILFLDEPINGLDANSVMIFKEILSQLAEQGKTVFYSSHIMDVVEKISSRIILLNGGKIVADGTFAELKNQNKEGTLEEIFNQLTGFNEHKEIGERFVSIVQEV from the coding sequence ATGGAAGGCATTTTGTCAATAAATAATTTAAGAAAGAGCTATGGAGCTAATGAAGTTTTACAGGGGATTGACCTTACAGTATCAAGAGGGGAAATTATCGGTTATATAGGACCAAATGGTGCGGGGAAAAGTACAACTGTAAAGATCATTCTTGGTATTGAAGAAGGATATACTGGTGAGGTTAAGCTATTTGGAAAAGATATATCAGATGGAAATATTGAATATAAGAAAAAAATCGGCTATGTTCCTGAAATTGCTGAAGTATATGATACTTTAACGGGATTTGAGTATTTAACCTTTATTGGTGAATTATATGGAATGGATTTTGATTTGGTAGAATACAAGGCTAAGAGATTAATGGAATTGTTCGGAATTGGGGACGTTTATCATTCAAGAATTTCTTCTTATTCTAAAGGGATGAAGCAAAAATTACTAATCATCTCAAGCATGTTGCATAATCCAGAAATTTTATTTTTGGATGAGCCAATTAATGGCTTAGATGCGAATAGTGTAATGATATTTAAGGAAATATTATCTCAATTAGCAGAACAAGGGAAGACCGTGTTTTATTCATCACATATCATGGATGTAGTAGAGAAGATTAGTAGCCGAATTATTCTGTTGAATGGTGGAAAAATTGTCGCTGATGGAACCTTTGCTGAATTAAAAAATCAAAACAAGGAAGGTACATTGGAGGAAATCTTCAATCAATTGACCGGGTTTAATGAGCATAAAGAAATTGGTGAAAGATTTGTATCCATTGTTCAAGAGGTGTGA
- a CDS encoding peptidase E produces MRQIIALGGGGFSMEPENPLLDRYILQQSNQSVPKICFLPTASGDSDNYIQRFYRFFDKQLCHPSHLSLFNPPTRDLESFILEKDIIYVGGGNTKNLLALWKEWGLDHILRKAWEQGTILAGISAGSICWFEEGLTDSFGTSLEPIQCLGILKGSCCPHYDGEIERKPAYKKMIDSGKIISGVAMDDGVAIHYLDQKMNKIVSSRPEAKAYEVKRIDNEVIQNELEVNYLGTK; encoded by the coding sequence ATGAGACAGATTATTGCCCTAGGTGGTGGTGGATTTTCCATGGAACCGGAAAATCCATTGTTGGATCGTTATATCTTACAACAATCAAACCAATCAGTACCAAAAATTTGTTTTCTTCCTACTGCGAGTGGAGATTCTGATAATTACATTCAGCGATTCTATCGATTTTTTGATAAACAATTATGTCATCCCTCTCATTTATCACTTTTTAACCCTCCAACAAGAGATTTAGAGTCGTTCATTTTAGAGAAAGATATTATTTATGTTGGAGGAGGAAATACTAAAAATTTATTAGCTTTATGGAAAGAGTGGGGACTAGATCACATATTGAGAAAAGCTTGGGAGCAAGGTACCATATTAGCAGGTATTAGTGCTGGCTCTATATGCTGGTTTGAGGAAGGATTGACTGATTCATTTGGTACTAGCCTTGAACCAATTCAATGCCTAGGGATCTTAAAAGGTAGTTGTTGTCCCCATTATGATGGAGAGATTGAGAGAAAACCAGCATATAAAAAAATGATCGACTCAGGAAAAATAATTTCGGGTGTAGCAATGGATGATGGAGTGGCAATCCATTACCTTGACCAAAAAATGAACAAGATAGTTAGCTCGAGACCCGAGGCAAAAGCATATGAAGTCAAACGAATAGATAATGAGGTTATTCAAAATGAACTGGAAGTAAATTATTTGGGGACGAAATAG
- a CDS encoding MFS transporter, producing MNESPKLWTPQFMAIVLMAFLFFLCLQLLTAGFPAFITDVKNNPTQGGLMTTIFMLAAIVTRPFVGYLIHRVNVKKMSVFTLLFVAVTLSLSYGQESVPYLLLLRIFHGIGFGIMTTILATLATNIIPKKRLGEGIGYYGLATSIGTSMAPMIALALLAYMPFNTLLIIAVVLAVITFLCSFMIKTQEAPVSSKTIEKKLSFKESIFDKKAFIPSLLCVFFSITLGGVVSFLRELGKEAHLGGTVSLFFLIVAIIMLVARPISGKLYDTYGHKVIIYPAIICGVIGLFLLSITNGSVTLLTAGFFYGIAYGTVTPTLQAIAVSLVTKEKQGTANAMYFSAMDLGMAIGSTGLGILAANKGFHFIYGFSIICLVLLILIYALLFTKKKETEAPVSDTYYSLK from the coding sequence ATGAACGAATCACCTAAGTTGTGGACACCACAGTTTATGGCCATTGTCTTAATGGCTTTTTTATTTTTTCTTTGTTTACAATTATTAACCGCTGGCTTTCCAGCCTTTATAACAGATGTGAAAAATAACCCAACTCAAGGCGGACTCATGACTACTATTTTTATGCTTGCTGCTATTGTGACCCGCCCGTTCGTAGGTTACTTGATTCATCGTGTAAATGTGAAGAAGATGAGCGTATTTACATTATTATTTGTTGCAGTAACATTGTCTCTTAGTTACGGACAGGAATCTGTTCCGTATTTGCTTCTTTTGAGAATTTTTCACGGTATTGGTTTTGGCATAATGACAACAATATTAGCTACATTGGCAACGAATATTATACCTAAGAAAAGGCTAGGTGAAGGGATTGGCTATTACGGACTTGCTACGAGTATCGGAACAAGTATGGCACCAATGATTGCCTTAGCTTTACTTGCATATATGCCTTTTAATACTTTATTAATCATTGCAGTGGTATTAGCTGTTATCACTTTTTTATGTAGCTTTATGATTAAAACACAAGAGGCACCTGTTTCAAGTAAGACAATCGAAAAGAAACTTTCTTTTAAAGAATCTATTTTCGATAAAAAGGCATTTATACCAAGTCTACTATGTGTTTTTTTCTCCATCACTTTAGGAGGGGTAGTTAGTTTTCTTCGAGAGCTTGGAAAAGAGGCTCATTTAGGTGGTACTGTTTCTTTATTTTTTCTTATTGTAGCCATTATTATGCTTGTTGCACGTCCTATTTCTGGAAAGCTTTATGATACTTATGGACATAAAGTAATTATATATCCAGCGATTATTTGTGGGGTCATTGGGTTATTTTTATTATCGATAACTAATGGTTCAGTAACACTACTTACCGCAGGCTTTTTCTATGGAATTGCATATGGAACTGTCACACCTACACTCCAAGCAATAGCTGTCAGCCTAGTAACGAAAGAAAAACAAGGAACGGCTAATGCAATGTATTTTTCAGCAATGGACTTAGGAATGGCCATTGGTTCTACTGGTCTTGGTATTCTTGCTGCTAATAAAGGCTTCCATTTTATCTATGGATTTTCAATTATTTGTCTTGTATTATTAATCCTCATTTACGCCTTACTATTTACGAAGAAAAAAGAAACCGAAGCACCAGTGTCTGACACGTATTATTCATTAAAGTAA
- a CDS encoding histidine phosphatase family protein — protein MTSICLVRHGETDWNVMGKIQGRTDIPLNAKGILQAKECGEFLKGTNWDVIISSPLKRAKQTAEIINTYLHIPLEEMDEFIERHFGKAEGMTLEERMTAYPDKQYPNQEELLSVEKRVKIGINKIHEKYKDGKVLLVAHGAVINTILSLFSDGELGYGKTNLVNACISNIEYFQEKWKVKDYNQISHLSQYRNIEKG, from the coding sequence ATTACTTCAATTTGTTTAGTTCGACATGGAGAAACAGACTGGAACGTGATGGGAAAGATTCAGGGAAGAACAGATATACCATTGAATGCTAAGGGAATATTGCAGGCAAAAGAATGTGGAGAATTTTTGAAAGGAACCAATTGGGATGTTATCATTTCTAGCCCTTTAAAAAGAGCAAAGCAAACAGCAGAAATCATCAATACATATTTACATATTCCACTTGAAGAAATGGATGAATTCATTGAACGTCATTTTGGAAAAGCGGAAGGAATGACCTTAGAGGAAAGAATGACTGCGTACCCTGATAAGCAATATCCGAATCAAGAAGAGCTTCTATCTGTAGAAAAACGTGTGAAAATAGGGATTAATAAAATTCATGAAAAGTATAAAGACGGAAAAGTACTTCTTGTTGCCCATGGGGCAGTAATCAATACTATTTTATCTTTATTTTCAGATGGTGAACTAGGTTATGGAAAAACAAATTTAGTTAACGCGTGTATTAGTAATATTGAATACTTTCAGGAAAAGTGGAAAGTGAAGGATTATAATCAAATCTCTCATCTATCGCAATACAGGAATATTGAAAAAGGCTGA
- a CDS encoding MGMT family protein: MTPFTERVVTIIRNIPEGKVMTYGQIATIAGSPRAARQVVRILHSMSKKYQLPWHRVVNSKGMIGFKDDEYYHVQKFSLQSEGVEFNSNGIINLKIFQYQPDSL, from the coding sequence ATGACCCCATTTACTGAGAGAGTCGTAACAATTATTCGAAATATACCGGAAGGAAAGGTAATGACTTATGGACAAATTGCTACAATTGCAGGTAGTCCAAGAGCTGCAAGGCAGGTTGTAAGAATTTTGCATTCTATGAGTAAGAAATATCAACTGCCATGGCATCGAGTGGTCAATTCCAAGGGAATGATCGGTTTTAAAGATGATGAGTATTATCATGTTCAAAAGTTCTCCCTTCAAAGTGAAGGGGTTGAATTTAATTCGAATGGAATCATCAATCTTAAAATATTTCAATATCAACCTGATAGTCTGTGA
- a CDS encoding NUDIX hydrolase, producing the protein MEYLKIFNEEKEPIGIASREEVHKKGYWHETFQCWFISKCKDKWFVLLQIRSSNKKDYPNLIDITAAGHIMADEAVVDGVREIQEELGINVKFNELISLGMIDYSVKHKNLIDNELANVFLYKSNHTFDDFTLQKEEVSGIVRIEFSSFYEFCTGMQEEVRIQGFVFNQKHDRVHINRIAKKHEFVPHERSYYETIARRIKEKIEEENEGR; encoded by the coding sequence ATGGAGTATCTTAAAATATTTAATGAAGAGAAAGAGCCCATAGGTATCGCATCACGTGAAGAGGTACATAAAAAGGGTTATTGGCATGAAACATTCCAATGCTGGTTTATTAGTAAATGTAAAGATAAGTGGTTTGTCCTGCTTCAAATTAGAAGTAGCAATAAAAAGGACTATCCGAACTTGATTGATATTACAGCTGCTGGTCATATTATGGCAGATGAAGCAGTTGTAGATGGTGTTAGAGAAATTCAAGAAGAGCTAGGTATTAATGTTAAATTTAACGAATTGATTTCTTTAGGAATGATTGATTATAGTGTAAAGCATAAAAATCTTATTGATAATGAGTTGGCAAATGTATTTTTATATAAAAGTAATCATACGTTTGATGATTTTACCTTGCAAAAGGAAGAAGTTTCAGGGATTGTAAGAATTGAATTCTCCTCCTTTTATGAATTTTGTACAGGCATGCAAGAGGAAGTTAGGATACAAGGTTTTGTTTTCAATCAGAAACATGACAGAGTTCATATCAATCGAATCGCCAAAAAACATGAATTTGTCCCGCATGAAAGATCATACTATGAGACAATTGCAAGAAGAATAAAAGAAAAGATTGAAGAAGAGAATGAAGGACGATGA
- a CDS encoding MATE family efflux transporter produces the protein MNQTFTIKEKTKQIFILLIPILITQLGMFSMVFFNTILSGKYNSSDLAGVAIGSSIWNPVFTGLSGILLAVSPIVAQRFGERKSKEVSSIVVNGIYLSLMIAIVVIILGFFLLNPLLDSMNLETRVQHTAHAYLVGLSFGIIPLFIFNVLRSFIYALGKTRIVMVIMISSLPINFFLNYVLIYGNMGFPELGGAGAGYATSITYWMIAGVTAFIIKKQDPFSTYQIFSNLKDFSWGNCKEILKIGVPMGLSTFFETSMFAVVTILISKFSITTIAAYQSALNIVSFLYMVPVSISLALTVLVGYEVGAKRYRDARIYSWLGICLAIIIALFTGLLVVLFRYQVAGFYSNEAAVIQLTGHFLIYALFFQLSDAIQVTAQAALRGYKDVNLAFIMTLIAYWMICLPVGYLLAHFTNLGAPGYWIGLTSGLLAAGVGLSLRLLYIQKRKFVILSA, from the coding sequence ATGAATCAAACGTTTACGATAAAAGAAAAAACAAAACAAATTTTCATTCTCTTAATACCTATATTAATTACACAATTAGGTATGTTTTCAATGGTTTTTTTTAATACTATTTTATCTGGTAAGTATAACTCCTCCGATTTAGCTGGAGTGGCGATCGGTTCTTCCATTTGGAATCCTGTTTTTACAGGCTTAAGTGGGATATTGCTCGCTGTATCACCTATTGTAGCCCAACGTTTTGGTGAAAGAAAAAGCAAAGAAGTCTCTTCGATTGTAGTTAATGGGATCTATCTATCACTAATGATTGCTATAGTTGTTATCATTCTTGGATTTTTTCTGTTAAATCCGTTATTAGACTCAATGAATTTAGAAACAAGGGTTCAACATACAGCACATGCTTATCTCGTAGGTTTAAGCTTTGGAATTATTCCTCTTTTTATTTTTAATGTACTCAGATCGTTTATTTATGCGTTAGGGAAAACTCGTATTGTTATGGTCATTATGATCTCTTCATTACCTATTAATTTCTTTTTAAACTATGTTTTGATATATGGGAATATGGGATTTCCTGAACTGGGTGGTGCAGGCGCAGGCTATGCCACGTCCATTACCTATTGGATGATTGCAGGAGTAACAGCCTTTATTATTAAAAAGCAAGATCCTTTTTCAACTTATCAAATCTTTTCAAACTTAAAAGATTTTTCATGGGGGAATTGTAAAGAAATCTTGAAAATTGGGGTACCGATGGGGCTTTCGACCTTCTTTGAAACAAGTATGTTTGCAGTAGTAACTATTTTAATTAGTAAGTTTAGCATTACAACCATTGCCGCCTATCAATCGGCATTGAATATTGTTTCATTTCTTTATATGGTACCTGTTAGCATATCCCTTGCTTTAACGGTGCTCGTAGGATATGAGGTAGGGGCTAAAAGGTACCGGGACGCTCGAATATATAGCTGGCTGGGCATTTGTCTAGCGATTATTATCGCTTTATTTACTGGACTTTTGGTTGTGTTATTCCGTTATCAAGTGGCAGGATTCTATTCAAATGAAGCAGCGGTTATTCAATTAACTGGTCACTTTTTAATATATGCGCTATTTTTCCAGCTATCGGATGCGATTCAAGTGACAGCACAGGCTGCATTAAGAGGCTATAAAGATGTAAATTTAGCATTTATCATGACATTGATTGCTTATTGGATGATTTGCTTGCCTGTAGGTTATCTTTTAGCCCATTTTACCAATCTTGGTGCTCCAGGATATTGGATTGGTCTAACATCAGGCTTGTTGGCTGCTGGAGTAGGACTGTCATTAAGGCTTCTATATATCCAAAAAAGGAAATTTGTTATTTTAAGTGCATAA
- a CDS encoding aminopeptidase, which yields MIFDQQLEKYAELTVKVALNIQEGQLLWISAPTGTEILVRKIVKQAYLTGARNVHVNWYDEEIKRTHYELASNEVFKQYPKWLVAAHEELVENGGAFLQIEADDPDLLKGISIDKITNWQKAQGDALDHFYEAIDTDKISWSIIAMPSKKWADKVFPQLPERERIPALWEKIFQAVRIDLEHPVDAWRKHIDELSEKAHSLNEKRIKKLHYQAEGTDLWIELPDRHLWLTGSSVNSNGVTFIANMPTEEVYTVPLRTGVNGYVSSTKPLAYQGNVIEDFTLTFESGKIVDVTAKVGQELLEKLIKTDEGASYLGEVALVPHNSPISTSQLLFFNTLFDENASNHLAIGSAYPTCLEGGQLLSEEERKAEGLNDSIVHEDFMIGSAKMNIDGILNDGTKIAIFRNGNWAF from the coding sequence ATGATATTTGATCAACAATTAGAAAAATATGCCGAGCTTACGGTTAAAGTAGCACTTAATATACAAGAGGGTCAGCTGTTATGGATTTCAGCACCAACAGGTACTGAAATTTTAGTAAGAAAGATTGTGAAGCAAGCGTATCTTACTGGTGCGAGAAATGTTCATGTTAATTGGTATGATGAAGAAATAAAGCGTACTCATTATGAATTAGCTTCGAATGAAGTGTTTAAGCAATACCCTAAATGGCTAGTAGCTGCACATGAGGAGTTAGTTGAAAATGGTGGGGCATTTTTACAAATTGAAGCGGATGATCCAGATTTATTAAAAGGGATTTCAATCGATAAAATTACAAATTGGCAGAAGGCACAAGGGGATGCGCTGGACCATTTTTATGAAGCCATTGATACGGATAAAATTAGCTGGTCCATCATTGCTATGCCATCGAAAAAATGGGCAGATAAAGTGTTTCCCCAGTTACCTGAGAGGGAACGGATTCCAGCGCTTTGGGAGAAAATTTTTCAAGCAGTTCGCATTGATCTTGAGCATCCAGTAGATGCTTGGAGAAAACATATAGATGAATTATCGGAAAAGGCTCATTCTTTAAATGAAAAACGGATTAAAAAGTTACATTACCAAGCAGAGGGTACTGATTTATGGATAGAACTTCCAGATAGGCATCTTTGGTTGACAGGGAGCAGTGTGAACTCAAATGGTGTGACATTTATCGCTAACATGCCTACTGAAGAAGTGTATACGGTTCCTCTTCGAACGGGTGTAAATGGATATGTATCAAGTACAAAGCCATTAGCTTATCAAGGAAATGTTATTGAAGATTTTACTCTTACCTTTGAATCGGGGAAAATTGTGGATGTAACAGCAAAGGTAGGTCAGGAATTATTAGAGAAATTAATAAAAACAGATGAAGGTGCTTCTTATTTGGGCGAAGTAGCATTAGTTCCTCATAATTCGCCAATCTCTACTTCACAATTACTATTTTTTAATACTTTATTTGATGAGAATGCATCGAACCATTTAGCGATTGGTTCCGCATATCCAACTTGTTTAGAGGGAGGACAACTCCTTTCAGAAGAAGAAAGAAAAGCTGAAGGTCTAAACGATAGCATTGTTCACGAGGACTTTATGATTGGATCTGCCAAGATGAATATTGATGGTATTTTAAATGATGGTACAAAAATAGCCATTTTTCGTAATGGTAATTGGGCATTTTAA
- a CDS encoding MarR family winged helix-turn-helix transcriptional regulator yields MEMSKDKLIGFASVRTSRKISRLLNHYLKPYQITSEQWSVLRTLKESDHISQKELSEKADKDQATLTKILDLLEKNDFVKRVANPKDRRSFLITITEKGTGLAEELYPYIEGIFSKVIDGINKESLETYLNVLHSIESNTDSLLNDINN; encoded by the coding sequence ATGGAGATGTCAAAGGATAAATTAATCGGATTTGCTTCAGTTCGAACAAGTAGAAAGATTAGTCGACTATTAAATCATTATTTAAAGCCATATCAAATTACATCTGAACAATGGAGTGTACTTAGAACACTAAAAGAGTCGGATCATATATCTCAAAAGGAATTATCAGAGAAAGCCGATAAAGATCAGGCTACACTGACTAAAATTCTTGATTTGCTTGAAAAAAATGATTTTGTCAAAAGAGTAGCTAATCCTAAAGATAGACGATCCTTTCTCATTACTATTACAGAGAAAGGGACTGGGTTAGCTGAAGAATTATATCCATATATTGAGGGCATTTTTAGTAAGGTTATCGATGGAATTAATAAGGAATCGTTGGAGACATATTTAAATGTATTACATTCAATTGAGAGTAATACTGATTCACTTCTAAATGATATCAATAACTAG
- a CDS encoding endonuclease/exonuclease/phosphatase family protein: MKIRDKFRLSFLTWNLYMGAELPPLFTAVRNQIPNLVSDVYQQFLATNYPLRVKAIAREIAQKKPDLIGLQEAVKWQLEIPNFRTITYDFVQMLIIELKKKGLDYALVVQNNNTTVELPDSNGNLIRLMDRDAILIRNQNRLQVNKRMKANFQTNLNIQIQNQQMEILRGWCSIDIRLDRKQFRLINTHLDTQIDIQIQQAREIIVGPAQTDLPLIVMGDLNSNAMTNDSITYKQFSEFGMQDIWINSGIDTGVTCCQGPDLLNAESSLDSRIDFILYKNGWTPIEAEIVEGRTNTGLWSSDHAGVSAKMYLN; the protein is encoded by the coding sequence ATGAAAATAAGGGATAAATTTCGTCTTTCTTTTCTCACATGGAATTTGTATATGGGGGCGGAATTGCCACCACTGTTTACCGCTGTTAGAAACCAAATTCCGAATTTAGTATCAGATGTGTATCAGCAATTTCTTGCAACCAATTATCCACTTCGTGTAAAAGCGATTGCTCGTGAAATTGCACAAAAGAAGCCAGATTTAATAGGTCTTCAGGAAGCTGTAAAGTGGCAGTTAGAAATCCCGAATTTTCGAACGATCACCTATGATTTTGTACAGATGTTAATAATTGAGCTAAAAAAGAAAGGCTTAGACTATGCCCTTGTTGTTCAAAATAATAATACAACAGTAGAGCTTCCAGACAGTAATGGTAATTTAATTCGTTTGATGGATAGGGATGCGATATTAATACGAAATCAAAATAGATTGCAAGTGAATAAAAGAATGAAGGCTAATTTTCAAACGAATCTTAATATACAAATTCAAAATCAACAGATGGAAATTCTACGAGGATGGTGCTCGATTGATATTAGACTTGATAGAAAACAATTTAGATTGATTAATACTCATCTGGATACGCAAATAGATATTCAGATCCAGCAAGCAAGGGAAATAATTGTTGGACCGGCTCAAACAGATTTGCCTCTAATAGTGATGGGAGATTTAAATTCTAATGCGATGACCAATGACTCGATAACATATAAACAGTTCAGCGAATTTGGTATGCAAGATATATGGATAAATAGTGGAATAGATACCGGTGTTACATGCTGTCAGGGACCTGATTTATTGAATGCTGAATCAAGTCTAGATAGCCGTATTGATTTTATTCTATATAAAAATGGTTGGACACCAATAGAGGCAGAGATCGTAGAAGGTAGAACAAATACGGGGTTATGGTCTTCGGATCATGCAGGTGTATCTGCAAAAATGTATCTAAATTAA
- a CDS encoding ABC transporter ATP-binding protein: MKFLNKYIKKYWLPFSVAVLFLTFEAICDLLQPTIMSKIIDVGVANRDLDYVFKYGGLMLLITAGGAIAASTRNILSSIVSQNFGSELRSDLFRKIQFLSFRSIDKFDRASLVTRLTNDVTQVQVFVNGLMRIFVKAPLLCIGGLIMATKLNVHLAVVLAVVVPLVALTIIVNMKISFPFFIKVQEALDKVNGLMREYLSGVRVVKAFNRFDFEVNKFNDANAKFQDRSISAIRIMSIFSPIIMLVVNLGIVAVLWIGGIRVDHGQLQAGTVIAFTNYMTQILFSLMMISMVFNMFVRAKASASRIGEVFAENNEMTWKENETKAVTKGQIDFEQVTFSYNGTTGDPILKNVTFTCLPGETVGIIGSTGSGKSSLVSLIPRFYDVHSGRIKVDGRDIKEIQPSKLREKIAIVPQKTTLFTGTVIENIRWGKEDASFEEIEKAAKMAQAHEFILETPEGYETRLGQGGVNFSGGQKQRLSIARALVKQPEILILDDSTSALDMVTESKLKESLKKYSTNLTCLLIAQRITSIMDADKILVLDDGEIVGIGNHDELIKHCKVYQEIYRSQIGKEVR, from the coding sequence ATGAAGTTTTTAAATAAATATATAAAAAAATATTGGTTACCATTTAGTGTCGCCGTGTTGTTTTTAACCTTTGAGGCGATTTGTGATTTGCTGCAGCCAACAATCATGTCAAAGATCATCGATGTCGGTGTGGCTAATAGAGATTTAGATTATGTGTTTAAATACGGGGGACTGATGCTATTAATAACAGCTGGAGGTGCAATTGCCGCTTCTACACGGAATATATTATCAAGTATTGTGTCGCAAAATTTTGGTTCGGAGCTTCGTTCAGATTTGTTTCGAAAGATACAATTTCTTTCTTTTAGAAGCATAGACAAGTTTGACCGTGCCTCGCTAGTAACGAGACTGACAAATGATGTGACACAGGTCCAGGTGTTTGTAAATGGGTTGATGAGGATATTTGTTAAAGCACCGCTGTTATGTATTGGTGGACTGATCATGGCAACCAAACTAAATGTGCATTTAGCCGTAGTTTTAGCTGTAGTTGTTCCGTTGGTTGCATTAACGATTATTGTGAATATGAAGATTAGTTTTCCTTTTTTTATCAAAGTGCAAGAAGCATTAGATAAGGTGAACGGACTTATGAGAGAATATTTATCTGGAGTTCGTGTAGTTAAAGCTTTTAATCGTTTTGATTTTGAAGTAAATAAGTTTAATGATGCAAATGCAAAATTTCAAGATCGATCGATCTCGGCAATCAGAATCATGTCAATTTTTAGCCCGATCATTATGTTAGTGGTGAATTTGGGGATTGTTGCGGTGTTATGGATTGGCGGCATTCGTGTAGATCATGGACAATTACAGGCAGGGACAGTTATTGCATTCACTAACTACATGACACAAATTCTTTTTTCTTTAATGATGATTTCTATGGTGTTTAATATGTTTGTTCGAGCTAAAGCATCTGCAAGCAGAATTGGAGAAGTCTTTGCAGAAAACAATGAAATGACTTGGAAGGAAAATGAGACAAAAGCTGTAACAAAAGGGCAAATTGACTTTGAACAGGTAACTTTTTCTTATAATGGTACAACTGGCGATCCGATACTAAAGAATGTAACATTCACTTGTTTACCAGGAGAAACTGTGGGAATTATTGGCTCAACAGGCTCTGGGAAATCAAGCTTAGTTAGTTTAATTCCACGATTCTATGATGTTCATTCAGGAAGGATTAAAGTGGATGGGAGAGACATTAAAGAAATCCAACCGAGCAAATTGAGAGAAAAGATTGCTATTGTACCTCAAAAAACGACATTATTCACTGGAACAGTCATTGAAAACATTCGATGGGGAAAAGAAGATGCGTCATTTGAAGAGATTGAAAAGGCTGCAAAAATGGCACAGGCCCATGAGTTTATTCTAGAAACACCAGAAGGGTATGAGACCCGATTAGGTCAAGGTGGAGTGAATTTTTCAGGTGGTCAAAAGCAGCGATTATCGATTGCCCGTGCGCTAGTTAAACAGCCCGAAATCCTTATTCTTGATGATAGTACAAGTGCTCTTGATATGGTAACAGAGTCTAAATTAAAAGAGTCACTGAAAAAATACTCTACTAATTTGACCTGTCTTTTAATTGCGCAGAGAATTACTTCTATTATGGATGCAGATAAAATTCTTGTTCTTGATGATGGGGAGATTGTAGGTATTGGAAATCACGATGAATTAATAAAACACTGTAAGGTGTATCAGGAAATTTATCGATCTCAAATTGGAAAAGAGGTGAGGTAG